The Maridesulfovibrio sp. genomic sequence GGTAGACCATGAAACTGAAGCCTGTTTTATTTTTGGAGAATGTCTTCAGCAGTTCGGAATCCAGCTCATTTATTTCTTCGGCAAAGCCAAGGTAGTTGTGAATGTATGCCTGTTTATTGGCCGGGTCATGTTCGATCAGGGTGTCTCTGATCTGTTGACTTATGATGCGTACCAGTTGCGGGGCCAGCCATACATGCGGGTCCATTATCCTTTTTGTGGTCTGGTGGTCTTCATGTTTACTTTGTTCATGCTGCCCGTCTTCATGGACATGAGCCCTCATAGCGTGGTGAGCTACCCCGGACCCCAGATTTATAATTTCAAGGTGGCTGTTGGCGGATTTGAACCTCGGCAGCCACGCCCTTTCAAATGGGACTCCGATGGCAAAGTAGATTTCCGATTTACTTAACTCGGCCATTTGCCTTGGCTGCGGTTCGTAGGTTGCGGGGCTGCTGCCCGCTTTTACCATGATGTTTGCCTTTACGAGTTCTCCTCCGATTTTTTCTACAAAATATTTTAGCGGCGGGATTGAAACTGTGGTTTGTAATTGGCCGGCTGTGGCTGCAGTGCTGCTGATGAGGATAGTCAGTGCCAGTAATAGTGCTATTTTAAGTTTTGTCATGGAGTTCTCTTTTGTTTTTTTGATATTGATTTTCATTTATAGTTATATGGCCATATATTAAATGATGTCAATCCGGCTTGTCATCTAATCAGCGGAAAATGTTTTTTCTTTATTGACCCAGTTTGCCGAATTATCTCATGCAAGAGCTAAGCGTATATTTGTCTTATTGTTTAAATATGGCAACTGTTGAAATAATTTTTAGTACTAATTTTCCAAATATGTTTTTTGGGTGTATTTTTCTCTGGTTTGTGAGTATGAAGTTCCCTGTTTTGGCACAAGGTGTGCTTAATAAGTCACTAAAGTGCATTTTTGAAGGCTGGATTTTCTAAAATTGTTAAAAAAGAAGCGATAAGAACGATTTTAGAGACATAATTGTAAAACTAGGTGAATGAAATCAACGGGGGTTGATCAAAAATGAATTCGGCGGATACTTCATTTATTCTTGTTTGTGCGGCTCTGGTCATGTTCATGACTCCGGGGCTGGCTCTTTTTTACGGCGGCATGGTGCGCAGCAAAAACGTACTGGCCACCATCATGCAGAGTTTTATCATGCTTGGACTGGTTTCAATTGTCTGGGCTGTTATCGGTTATACCCTCTCCTTCGGAACCGACATCGGCGGCATTATCGGCGGCATGGATTTTTTTGCTCTTAACGGCGTCGGCATGGATACGGTCAACAGTCCTGCCGACAATCTGCCCCATCTTCTTTTCATGATTTTTCAGTGTATGTTTGCGGTTATCACCCCCGCACTTATCACCGGAGCTTTTGCCGAGCGCATGAAGTTTGGTGCTTTGCTGATTTTCAGTTCTCTTTGGGTCATATTTGTCTACGCTCCCATGTGTCATTGGGTCTGGGGAGGCGGCTGGATGGGCGATCACGGTGCTCTCGACTTCGCGGGCGGTGCGGTTGTTCATATGAGTTCCGCAGCAGCAGCCCTTGCCGGTTGCCTGATTATGGGTAAACGCAAAGGATACGGTAAAGAACCTTTTATCCCTCACAACCTGCCTATGACTCTGCTTGGTGCCGGGATGCTCTGGTTCGGCTGGTTCGGTTTTAATGCCGGGTCCGCCCTTGCAGCCGACGGTCTGGCTGCCAACGCTTTTGTTACCACCCATCTTGCTGCGGCTGCAGCGGTTCTCGGCTGGCTGCTTGTTGAAGCCATGCATGCAGGCAAACCGACTACGCTCGGTGCTGCCTCCGGTGCTGTAGCCGGCTTGGTCGCCATCACACCGGCAGCAGGTTTTGTTACCCCTATGGCCTCTATTGTTATCGGATTCGGCGGAGGTATGGTTTGTTACGGCGGTGTCCTCATGAAATCCAAGTTCGGTTATGATGACTCTCTCGACGTTGTAGGTATTCACGGTCTTGGCGGAACATACGGTGCAATTGTGACCGGTCTTTTTGCCAGCATCGGTGCCGAAGGTCTTTTCTACGGCAATGCTTCCCAGCTCTGGATTCAGATCGAATCATGTCTTGCCACATGGGCATACTGCTTTGCGGTCAGCTGGGTGCTTTTCAAGGTTATCGACAAGTTCTACGGCCTGCGCCCCTCCGAAGAAGAGGAAGTTTCCGGGATGGACGTTTCCGAGCACAGTGAGGCCGGGTACCAGATTTAGCAACAGGTTATTGATGCGCTTCGCGCTTTTGTCAGATGATTTCGCCTTCGGCGACCAAAGGCCTATAACCCTTGGTTAAGAAGCTTTGCTTCGAATCATGGTGATATAGAGAGCTGATATGCTTAGCCCCTTTGGAATTCATAATCGCTAAGACAGGATAATTCCAATGAGAAAAGTTGAAATAATTGTAAGACCTTTCAAGGTCGATGATGTGAAAGATGCCATAGCCGCTCTCGGCCTCAAGGGTATGACAGTTACTGACGTGAAAGGTTTCGGACGTCAGGGTGGACACAAGGAAGTTTATCGTGGTGCCGAGTATCAGGTGGATTTTATCGCCAAGACCAAGGTTGAGATTGTGGTTGATGCTGACCGGGTTCCTGAAGTTATAGAAGCCGTCAGTGAAGCAGCCAAGACCGGAAAGGTCGGTGACGGCAAGATATTCGTTATCCCGGTTGAAGAAGTGGTACGTATACGTACCGGTGAAACCGGTCCGGAAGCCATTTAAATGAATGCTGAAAATTCCCCCGGATCGTCCTCCGGCCTATCCGTAGACAATCTGTTGGCGGGGCGTGAAATACTCCTCGCGGCATGCTCCAAGAGCATGCCGCGGGATTTTCCGCAGCAGTTGTGCGGATTGGTGGATGATTATTTCAGGTCGAGAGTCAGGGAGGCTGTATCGGAGGGCATTCTCTCTTCTTATGAAGATCTTTCCATCGTAGCCGTAGGAGGTTACGGACGCGGACAGCTGGCCCCTTTTTCGGATATCGATGTTCTGATCCTTACCGATCTCTCGGCTCAAGATGATCTTGAAGATCTTGCCTCCTTTCTTTTTCATCCCTTATGGGATCTCAAGTTTGATGTAGGCCACGGCGTGCGCACTGTGGAGCAGAATCTTGAGCTGGCGAAGTCTGATTTCAAGGTACTGGCTTCACTTTTGGATTTGCGCTTCATTGCCGGGCGTGAGGAGCCTTTCCGCAGGCTGGTCAATGATTTCAGATCCGGGGTGCTTCCTGTTGCGGGGGACGAATTCTGCCGTATCCTTTGGGAGAATCGTTCCAAGACCGGGCAGGGGATGGACTCTGTAGTTCTTGAACCGGATCTGAAAAATGGCTGGGGAACCCTGCGTGACGTCCAGTTTATTCGCTGGTGCGCCGACATTAAGGGGAATTACTATCCCCTGAATAAAGTCGATCTTATTGATCTATGCAAAGCCGAAGCCCTGCTCATGCAGGCCCGCAGTGCAGTGCATCTGTCGCGAAAGCGTAAACAGGATAAGCTGATAATTGAAGTCCTGCCTGATGTAGCATTGTTATGCGGGGTCAAGGGCTATGATCCGGCAAAGCGCGGTAATGACCTGCTCACATCCATCCATCAGGCCATGGTCAGGGTTCGTTCCATGGGGGACGCTCTTTTCCGTGAATCCTTTGATGTCCAGTCCCGTTCCTTTATTGATCACCGGGGCATTGCCGGTCTGAGAGCCGGGCTGGAGGTTTTCGGTATCAAGTCCCGGACCGGGGCGCCGTTGACCCGTGAAGCCCGCCGTGCGGTTTCCTCTATTAATTCTGCAGAAGGCATCAACCTGACCCGCGCTTTGAAGATGCTTATCGACATATTTAAAGGTGAATTCGGCTGGCGTGCATCAGTGGAAATGCTCGACAGTGGTGTTTTCAAATCATTTCTTCCGGAATTTTCAAAGGTTGCAGACCTGGTGCCTTATGACGGCTACCATCAGTACCCTCCGGGACGTCATTCCCTGCTGACTGTCCACAAGTGCTGCGATATTTTTCGTGATGAATTTTCCGAGGGCGGTAAATGCATTTCCGGTGCGGATTTTGATGCCTTGGTTCTTGGAGCTTTTTTTCATGATATCGGCAAAGGGAAGCGCAACCACAGTGAGCGCGGCGCCGAGATTGCCGCGGATATTCTTGCTCGAACTGATTTTCCGGCCCGTTTTAAGGACGATGTAATCTTTCTTGTGCGTGAACATCTTCTTTTGATCCGCTCTTCGCGCTCAATTGATTTAAGTTCTGTTGAAGCGTTGGGTAAAATTGCGGAAAAAGTCGGATCTCTGCGCAAACTGCGCATGCTGTTCATTCTTTCTATGGCCGATTCCATGGCAACCGGGCCGCGAGTCTGGAATTCGTGGAGTGAATCTTTGCTGCGGGAGATTTATGCCGGGCTGGAACTGGTTCTTACAGATGATCCGTTAATTGATATGGCGCCGGAAGCACAGCTGACCGACACCATGCGCCGGGTCCGTGAATGCGCAGAAGGTGTGGTCGAATCCGGGATGGTTGAGTCCCTGATCAACTGCATGCCGGAACGTTACCTCAGTGTGGAAGATCCGGATGAGATTGTAGAGCATATGCGGCAGGTGCTTGAATTCAATCGGGCTTATGAACGGGATATGGTTCGTAAACCTTCGGGTAAGGGGGGACGGGGGTTGAGTCTGGTGCGACCCTTTGAAACCGAGGATGATAAACGGGTCAAGCTGGTCATAACTGCCAAGGATCAGGATTTTCTTTTCGCCGCCCAGAGCGGGGTGCTGGCCCTGCATTCGGTGAATATCCTTTCTGCTGAAATTTTTTCATGGGCTGACGGGACCGCAGTAAATATTTTCATTGTAGAGGCCCCTTCTGAGAATTGTCCTGATGATATCTGGGGCAGGGTGGAGCGGTCTATCATGTATGCCCTGACCGGAAGGCTGGCTCTTGATTACCGGCTGCATAAGAAACAGAATTCCCTTATTGCGCGATCTGTCCCCACCCGGGTACCCACCCGGATCAGCATTGATAACGAATCCAGTGAGGATTGTACTCTTATTGAGGTTATTACTCAGGACCGTTCCGGTATCCTGTACGATATGGCGGCGTTTTTTTCCCGTATGAACATAAATCTGCGCATGGCCCGTATCTCAACCACAGGGCAATCCGTATTTGATGTTTTCCATGTAGAAGGTGCGGAAGGTGGGCGGATTGAAGATAAAATCCATCTGAAAGAACTGGTGGGTGCCCTCGAGTATACCCTGACCGGAAGCATTTAACTGTCTTTCGGCCTTTTCCCCGGAATATGTATTATTCCATACCCGTAAGGAGTTGTTTATGTCTGGCAGAATGATTTTTCATATTGTGGTGGATGTGCTGGTCCTGCTGGGACTTTTCCTCTTGCTGTTTTTTTACCCTGATTTATTTACTGGAGAAAGCGTTCTTCCATTGCTGGGTCTTTTTGGAGGAGCTCTGGTTTTGGTCTGTGTTTCCGGATTCTTAACCGGGGTCAAGGTCAATGACCGTTATGCCGAGGTTGACCGTTGGATCGATTCCCTTGCTTCCGGTTCCGAGTTTAAAGATGATAAGCAGCCCATTTATTCCATTCTGCCTTCAGCTGCCGGCCTTGAAGGATATATTCAGAACCTTTCCGGTAAACTTGAAGATGCGGATAAACAGTGTAAAATTGAAATTTCGCGTCAGTTGGAAGCCTATAAAATGGCAGACGAAGCACGTGTTCGTGGAGAACAGGCCCGCAGTAAGGGATTGCTTTCTGCTGCCGGAACTCTTGAGATTGCTGTTGATGGAATACGTTCCAGTTCCGCCATGCTGGGGGAATCCTCTTCAAAGGCCAGCGATGGGGCTGAAAAACAGCTCCAGTTTCTTTCGTCCGTTGTAGCGTCTATGGAACAGATTGACGTTTCCATCAAGCATTCCGTGGACCGGGCCGAATCCGCTGCAGTCGATGCTGAGTCCGCTGCAGACCGGGCAAGATCCGGGGAGACTGTACTTGAAAAGACTATTGAATCCATCAATACGGTCATGAGCAATACCAATGAACTTAACGGCAGGGTAGAGACGCTCGGTAAGCAGGCCGAAGGAATCGGCAGTATCATGTCTGTGATTTCCGATATTGCCGACCAGACCAACCTGTTGGCACTTAATGCCGCCATTGAAGCCGCGCGTGCAGGAGATGCCGGGCGGGGTTTTGCTGTCGTCGCCGATGAAGTGCGTAACCTTGCGGAAAAGACCATGGAAGCTACCCGCGATGTAGGTACTGAGATCGGCAGGATTCAGGAACATGTGGAAATGACGGTGGCCGGGGTAAATCATATCAACGAGCTGGCCGGCAATGCTTCCGGACTGGCCACCAGTTCCGGGGAAGCCCTTGGTGAGATTGTGACTCTGGCTGAAAAAAGTTCTCAAGGAGTGCGTCTTATTGCCGAAGAGGCCGTGCAGCAGGCCGAGGCCAGCGACAGTGTGCGTGAGGCTGTCACCGAGGTTCATTCCATTTCCAACGAAACCGGAAAAGCCATGTCCGGAGCCAGTGATGCCGTTTCCGTTCTTGGTGGACGCGTGGCTGACCTTGATGATATGATCGGTGTGTTTAAGTTGGTCGGTAACGGAAAGGTACAGGAAGTAATTGATTCTCTGGCTAAATCTTCCGATGTGCGCTCCCTTGACAGGGGATTGCAGGAACGGGCCATGCGCGCTGCGTTGAGAAAAAATAGTTTTCTTGAGCTTCTGTACATTACCGATAACAGTGGAATTCAGACGGTCAGCAATATCAGCGGTCAGGGGCAGAGTTTTGCCGAGGACGGTTCTGCTTGCGGAAAGGATTGGTCCACGCGGGAGTGGTTCAGTGGAGCAGTTGAGGACCAGACCTTGTATGTGTCCGAAGTTTATGAATCTTCTGCCACCGGAGAAAACTGCATCACGGTTTCCGGTCCTTTTTTCGATTCCAAAGGCAGGATTCTGGGCGTTATTGCCGCTGATGTAAGAGTTAACGGATAATTATTTCAGGCTGCCGCATTCTCTTGCCAAATCTGCAATATTTATCTAAGTGATGCTTGCTGCCAAACTAACAGTTTGGGACGTTAATACCCACAGGTCACATCAGCTCAATCCCAAGAGGAATTATTTCATGAAAATACTTGTTGTAGGTTCAGGCGGAAGAGAACACGCTCTGGCTTGGAAGATCAGTCAGAGCCCCAAGGTTTCTGAAATTTTTATCGCACCCGGTAACGGCGGTACCCGTCTGCACGGCACCAATGTGCCCATCAAGGATGACGACCTGCCCGGCCTTGTCAACTTTGCCAAGGACAACAAGATTGATCTTGTTGTGGCAGGCCCGGAACTGCCACTGGTGCTGGGCATCAAGGAAGCCCTTTCCAAGGAAGGTATTCCCTGCTTCGGTCCCGGAGCATATGCTGCAAACCTTGAAGGCAGTAAGGCTTTCTCCAAGATTACCATGCGTGATTCCGGTGTGCCTACCGCACCTTTTCAGGTTTTTGATGAATACGAACAGGCTAAAAAGTTCGTAGAAGGAAAAGGCGCGCCCATCGTGGTCAAGGCGGATGGCCTTGCCGCAGGCAAGGGTGTGGTTGTGGCCGGAACAGTAGAAGAGGCCGTTGAAGCTCTTGAAGATATGATGGTCAAAAAAATCTTCGGCACTGCCGGTGAACGTGTAGTTGTGGAAGAAGCTCTCAAGGGTGAAGAAGCTTCCTTCCTCGCTTTCTGCGCCGGTGAAGATTACGCCCTGCTTCCTTCAGCACAGGATCACAAAGCTGTCGGTGAAGGTGACACCGGTCCTAACACCGGAGGAATGGGCGCATACAGCCCTGCTCCCATCCTGCCCCGTGAAAAGTATGCCGAAACCGCAGAACTGGTCATCAAGCCCATTCTCAAGCTGCTTGCCGAACGAGGCGAGCCTTTTACAGGCATCCTGTATGCCGGACTTATGTACACAGAAGACGGTCCTTCCGTTCTTGAATATAATGTCCGTTTCGGTGACCCCGAATGTCAGCCCCTCTTAATGCGTCTGGATTGTGATCTGGTCGAAATCATGCTGGCCTGTGTTGAGAACCGCCTCCCCGAAGTGGAAGTGAAGCTCAAAGATGAAACCACCCTTTGTGTGGTGATGGCTGCCGGAGGGTATCCCGGTTCCTATGAAAAGGGAGCGGAGATCCGCGGTTTCGAGGAAGCTGAAAAGATTGAAGGCGTAAAGGTCTTTCAGGCCGGGACAAAATTTGAAGATGGTAAAACAGTAACCAGCGGCGGACGCGTGCTGGGTGTTACCGCTCTGGGGGCGGATCTCGGAGCAGCCCAGAAAAAAGCTTATGAGGCTGTGGAAAAACTCAGCTTCGATAAAGCTTACTTTCGTCGCGACATAGGTGACAAGGGTCTTAAAAAATGAGTGCAAAAGTAGCTATTTTCATGGGGTCCATTTCGGATAAGGACACAATGCAGCCTTGCTCCGATCTGCTGACCAAGCTTGGTATTCCCCACGTGTTCACGGTTTCTTCGGCTCATCGTACTCCGGAAAGGACTGCGAAGCTGGTCAAGGAATTTGAAGAAAACGGTTGTGAAGTCTTTATCTGCGCTGCCGGACTTGCCGCACATCTTGCCGGAGCTGTGGCTGCCAAGACCATCCGTCCTGTGCTGGGCGTACCCATCTGCGGTTCCGCCCTCGGTGGTATGGATGCCCTGCTGGCAACCGTGCAGATGCCTCCGGGATTCCCCGTAGGAACCGTGGCACTTGATAAGGTCGGAGCAAAGAACTCTGCATGGATGGCCGCCCAGATTCTGGCCCTCCATGATGAAGACCTGGCCGGAAAGATCAGGGAAGCCCGTCAGGGATTTATTGATTCCGTTGAGAAGGCTGCCGCTGAGCTGGAAGGCTAAGGGGCTATATCTCTGTTAATATTATAGAGGCCGTGCCCGATTTATATCGGGCACGGCCTGTTTTTTGGGAGTGGATATATGTCCATTGAATTCTGGTCCGTTTACATAATGACGGTTTTTCTGGCTTCCATAATTCCGGGTCCGAGTATGATTTTAGCCTTGAGCCACGGAATTAAATTCGGAGCAAAGCGCGCAATTTATACCGCCTTGGGTAATTCTGTTGCTTCGTTTTTGCAGGCCGTAGTCTCAATAGCCGGATTGGGTGCTCTGCTCGCTGCGTCTGAAACAGCTTTCATGGTGGTCAA encodes the following:
- a CDS encoding metal ABC transporter solute-binding protein, Zn/Mn family; amino-acid sequence: MTKLKIALLLALTILISSTAATAGQLQTTVSIPPLKYFVEKIGGELVKANIMVKAGSSPATYEPQPRQMAELSKSEIYFAIGVPFERAWLPRFKSANSHLEIINLGSGVAHHAMRAHVHEDGQHEQSKHEDHQTTKRIMDPHVWLAPQLVRIISQQIRDTLIEHDPANKQAYIHNYLGFAEEINELDSELLKTFSKNKTGFSFMVYHPSWGYFARAYGLTQIPIELEGKEPSPKKLAQLINLAKKNSVKAIFIQPQFSKKSAQAIADSIGAKILTADPLAEDWTANLRRTAGAFATRH
- a CDS encoding P-II family nitrogen regulator, whose protein sequence is MRKVEIIVRPFKVDDVKDAIAALGLKGMTVTDVKGFGRQGGHKEVYRGAEYQVDFIAKTKVEIVVDADRVPEVIEAVSEAAKTGKVGDGKIFVIPVEEVVRIRTGETGPEAI
- the purD gene encoding phosphoribosylamine--glycine ligase, with product MKILVVGSGGREHALAWKISQSPKVSEIFIAPGNGGTRLHGTNVPIKDDDLPGLVNFAKDNKIDLVVAGPELPLVLGIKEALSKEGIPCFGPGAYAANLEGSKAFSKITMRDSGVPTAPFQVFDEYEQAKKFVEGKGAPIVVKADGLAAGKGVVVAGTVEEAVEALEDMMVKKIFGTAGERVVVEEALKGEEASFLAFCAGEDYALLPSAQDHKAVGEGDTGPNTGGMGAYSPAPILPREKYAETAELVIKPILKLLAERGEPFTGILYAGLMYTEDGPSVLEYNVRFGDPECQPLLMRLDCDLVEIMLACVENRLPEVEVKLKDETTLCVVMAAGGYPGSYEKGAEIRGFEEAEKIEGVKVFQAGTKFEDGKTVTSGGRVLGVTALGADLGAAQKKAYEAVEKLSFDKAYFRRDIGDKGLKK
- the purE gene encoding 5-(carboxyamino)imidazole ribonucleotide mutase, giving the protein MSAKVAIFMGSISDKDTMQPCSDLLTKLGIPHVFTVSSAHRTPERTAKLVKEFEENGCEVFICAAGLAAHLAGAVAAKTIRPVLGVPICGSALGGMDALLATVQMPPGFPVGTVALDKVGAKNSAWMAAQILALHDEDLAGKIREARQGFIDSVEKAAAELEG
- a CDS encoding ACT domain-containing protein; this encodes MNAENSPGSSSGLSVDNLLAGREILLAACSKSMPRDFPQQLCGLVDDYFRSRVREAVSEGILSSYEDLSIVAVGGYGRGQLAPFSDIDVLILTDLSAQDDLEDLASFLFHPLWDLKFDVGHGVRTVEQNLELAKSDFKVLASLLDLRFIAGREEPFRRLVNDFRSGVLPVAGDEFCRILWENRSKTGQGMDSVVLEPDLKNGWGTLRDVQFIRWCADIKGNYYPLNKVDLIDLCKAEALLMQARSAVHLSRKRKQDKLIIEVLPDVALLCGVKGYDPAKRGNDLLTSIHQAMVRVRSMGDALFRESFDVQSRSFIDHRGIAGLRAGLEVFGIKSRTGAPLTREARRAVSSINSAEGINLTRALKMLIDIFKGEFGWRASVEMLDSGVFKSFLPEFSKVADLVPYDGYHQYPPGRHSLLTVHKCCDIFRDEFSEGGKCISGADFDALVLGAFFHDIGKGKRNHSERGAEIAADILARTDFPARFKDDVIFLVREHLLLIRSSRSIDLSSVEALGKIAEKVGSLRKLRMLFILSMADSMATGPRVWNSWSESLLREIYAGLELVLTDDPLIDMAPEAQLTDTMRRVRECAEGVVESGMVESLINCMPERYLSVEDPDEIVEHMRQVLEFNRAYERDMVRKPSGKGGRGLSLVRPFETEDDKRVKLVITAKDQDFLFAAQSGVLALHSVNILSAEIFSWADGTAVNIFIVEAPSENCPDDIWGRVERSIMYALTGRLALDYRLHKKQNSLIARSVPTRVPTRISIDNESSEDCTLIEVITQDRSGILYDMAAFFSRMNINLRMARISTTGQSVFDVFHVEGAEGGRIEDKIHLKELVGALEYTLTGSI
- a CDS encoding ammonium transporter; the protein is MNSADTSFILVCAALVMFMTPGLALFYGGMVRSKNVLATIMQSFIMLGLVSIVWAVIGYTLSFGTDIGGIIGGMDFFALNGVGMDTVNSPADNLPHLLFMIFQCMFAVITPALITGAFAERMKFGALLIFSSLWVIFVYAPMCHWVWGGGWMGDHGALDFAGGAVVHMSSAAAALAGCLIMGKRKGYGKEPFIPHNLPMTLLGAGMLWFGWFGFNAGSALAADGLAANAFVTTHLAAAAAVLGWLLVEAMHAGKPTTLGAASGAVAGLVAITPAAGFVTPMASIVIGFGGGMVCYGGVLMKSKFGYDDSLDVVGIHGLGGTYGAIVTGLFASIGAEGLFYGNASQLWIQIESCLATWAYCFAVSWVLFKVIDKFYGLRPSEEEEVSGMDVSEHSEAGYQI
- a CDS encoding methyl-accepting chemotaxis protein, translated to MSGRMIFHIVVDVLVLLGLFLLLFFYPDLFTGESVLPLLGLFGGALVLVCVSGFLTGVKVNDRYAEVDRWIDSLASGSEFKDDKQPIYSILPSAAGLEGYIQNLSGKLEDADKQCKIEISRQLEAYKMADEARVRGEQARSKGLLSAAGTLEIAVDGIRSSSAMLGESSSKASDGAEKQLQFLSSVVASMEQIDVSIKHSVDRAESAAVDAESAADRARSGETVLEKTIESINTVMSNTNELNGRVETLGKQAEGIGSIMSVISDIADQTNLLALNAAIEAARAGDAGRGFAVVADEVRNLAEKTMEATRDVGTEIGRIQEHVEMTVAGVNHINELAGNASGLATSSGEALGEIVTLAEKSSQGVRLIAEEAVQQAEASDSVREAVTEVHSISNETGKAMSGASDAVSVLGGRVADLDDMIGVFKLVGNGKVQEVIDSLAKSSDVRSLDRGLQERAMRAALRKNSFLELLYITDNSGIQTVSNISGQGQSFAEDGSACGKDWSTREWFSGAVEDQTLYVSEVYESSATGENCITVSGPFFDSKGRILGVIAADVRVNG